CTATTGTGCCCGCATGATCATGACCTACAGACGTACATTTATGTTTATTAGCGAAGGTGCAGCACCCAGCACTCCTGTCATTCAACTGACTGCGGCGGGCCTCTACACTATGGTCAGAGAAGTAAGCAGACAACTCCGATCATAGCATTGCTGCCATTGGTTATATTGTTGGACAGCTCTCATTATAGTCAGTCCATGTAAGATGCATCGACTGCAGACCTGACAAAGTCACGGATCTATTCAGTGCCCCTTGTGATATGTCCAATTGTCCATTTCTCAATaacatatcagtttttttttcctgcttttagtctgccacatattttttttttaactagatgcccttgagcaggaaaaaaaaaaaatcttgctaagaAGGGTCTACATCTTATAGTTCGAAGTTCGTTAGGAGGATCCAGAACTGCAAGACCATCCTGACCGCTGTACAGGATAAAAGGTGAAGCGCTAACAAAGCATTTCAACTGATATCATAGCTTCCACACTGCTCTCCCTGTCCTTTGTCCCTAAAGGACCTAGAGTGTTGTCAGAAGTATGTGagtgatcacatgcttcctgcatcactgcGATGTCCAATGGATTAAGGCCAGAGAAGTAGTTGCGGCTAGGACTGGATATAaagaagaggtgtgtgtgtgtgtgtaggtgtgtgtgtgtgtaggtgtgtgtgtgtgtaggtgtgtgtgtgtaggtgtgagaatgtatttttccatttttttggtgactaaatctggggtgcatcttATATTAAGTACCGAAAAAGAAAGTATTTATTCCTGTGAAAAATTGATGCACTAAACAGCAAACAGATTTAAGTTCTTAATGTTAGTCTAGTGTTTGGTCCATTATTTGGGGTTTATTTCCTGTGTCCCTTTCAATAAATAAGGCCATAGTCCTCTCTGATAAGTATTAGTGTTTTCCTTTAGTGCTATTTATTGTAAATAAATCTAATCTAAATATTTTTATGGtagtaaaattattattattgatgtaCATTAACAAACAATTCCATAAAGGGGTTGTGCAACAATAATCTTCACTCCCAAATTCTCCCTAAATGCTAGTTATTTTCATAGGAATGGTAAACAGTGGATATTATTGTATACGTGCCACAACAGCAAGGCAACAGGTCATATAGCTAGAAAGATAGCAGCAAGTAAACTGAAGCATAACAGAATggtaaaattaaatatttatgtgCCACACTTTTCATATGCAAGtaatagtttttgttttttaattttatgtacaGAAccatacatacaaataaaaatggTTATAATTTTCAGTATTACCTGATTGGGAAGACTTGCTAATAGATACAAAACAAAATCACCAATCCACTGAATAAGCTGCTGCAGGGACTGAAGGGTCGGCATGTCAAGTACAAACTCTTCGGTCTTCAAGTTAATCATAACCTTGTCAATATCTAAAGACAAAGATGTacttaaataaatgtaaaagacTGAAATCACTTACATAAACACAATATCAATAAGGTTCTTGCCTGTGTCAGGGAACTTATTGCAGATCTCAGTAAGCCGGTCACCTGGACTTTTATCAGGCGTGTTAAGAACATGAGGCCGAAGTAAAGACTTTAGAGTGCAGCTGATGGAGATGAGGAACAGTTTGGCATGGTAGTCACAGACTCGTGTGATCGTGCTAGGTGACAGTTTACAAAGCGATGCTTTCATGGACAGAATCCTGGTAGAAAGGacctaaaaaaaacaaattaaacacattaaaaaaagaaacagtgcttaacccctacgggactcagcctcttttggccttaaggaagcggccccatttttcaaatctgccctgtgtcactataagtggttatacctttggaacgctatgagatatccaggggattttgagattgttttcttgtgacacatagtacttcaaattagtttaaaaatttgaatgacatattttgtgtttagttatgaaaaaaacaaaatttggcaaaaatttagaaaaattctttattttcaacgttctaaatcctctacttttgatgcagatagtcatagcacccaaataaattcataaattacatttccaaatgtctgctttatgttggtatggtttttaagattccacatattttactagaatgttatgaggctcagaatttaggtataatttttcccattttttgtaaaatcagcaaaacccttatttagatggacctgctcaacttctaattgacacggaggggcctaaataatagctaaactcataaattaccgcattatggaaactacacccctcaacttatgaaaaaccacttttgaagaagtttgttaacctttaggtgttttataggggttaaaagaaaatggaggtgcagtctgcaaattgtaatattttttcacaatacactcattttgggtggaaaattaaacatttacaatggattaaatgaaaaaaggctccacaaagtttgatacccaatttctcccgagtacaccgataccccatatgtggtggtaacctgctgtatgggcgcacggacgggcatagaagggaaggaggcgccatccagatcagatttgctatgtcacattgtacaggctataattttttttctttttttttttttttttaatgtggacctataggggcttatttcttttgccacatgagatgcacttttctggtacgtaatattggggcatctatagctaatcggtgagattttattaactctttgttggtggttaaccataccataaaaatagtatattatttttattctatgggtcgccacgattacaaaaatacctcatttatatagattttttttattttttcccatttttactgaataaaaagtaatttggcaaaaatgttgttaattttagcatcaccgtccaGTAAcagttctgttttattatacagattgttacagacgcagcaataccaaatatgcaggtgtttttgtgttttttatactttattaagtgtttttatgggaaaatgacatttttggggcttaccgtatatactcgtgtataagccgagtttttcagcacaaaaaatgtgctgaaaaacttcacttcggcttatacacgagtcaagaaaaaaataaaaacagtaatactcaccatccggtgttccgatcttcagcgcgggtcccgatcttcaccgcgaggctcccgatcctcggcgcggtaccaggcggcggcgggtcctcttctctcttctgtagccggcagatcgcgtccatgtgatctgccggcgggtgcacaataagatgcagcggtgtcgcggctgatgacgtcatcagccgcgacaccgcggtatcctagtgcgcgcccgccgggagatcacatggacgtgatctgccggctacagaagagaagaggggccaccgtcgccgcctggtaccgcgccgaggaacgggagcctcgcgctgaagatcgggacaccagatggtgagtattacgttttttattttttttattcgcttggcagggggcaggctgtatactctatgggggcaggctgtatactctatgggggcaggctgtatactacattgggactggctgtatactacacggagactggctgtatactacacggagactggctgtatactacaccctcggcttatactcgagtcaataggttttcccagtttttagtggtaaaatgaggggtctcggcttatactcgggtcggcttatactcgagtatatacggtatatttttatgtatttattttttatttattctagtgttcagtgtttttacatgtttttacttttccatacttgaacttgaaccagcgatgctctgattgctggttcaagttcaatacactactctacaatactttttcattgtagagcagtgtaaactgtctgagcatgcgcagacagtttacagtcagacctggaaggggtctgactgccaaggACAtcaggcagctccggggcacatggcagtcgTCGGGGCTTCCCAGAAGTGGATTGGATCCCGCAGAAAGCAGCGagggggatccaatccatagcggaaacacccttacacgccgcagtgttgcttgtaaggggttaacactcgcgatcgaagtcggctccgatcgcaggtgttagcggAGGCTGACAGCTGTGATAGACatctgacagccgctgcttctggtgccggctccattcGCAGGACATTATAGCAAGTTcccgtgcgcttagcatctagttgtggggacgtactataacgtcctggtgcacctaggggttaaagaaaatccaGTAAATCTAATCTTCTGATCTATTATATAGATCACTGCAAGATAAAACACTGCAATGGTGGCAGGAGCTTGGATCATATGTTCTACTATCCACCTGAGAAGCTGTGTGAAACTCATTTGATCCtgcatggctgctgtaatagctAACAAgatagaaaagttaaaaaaactgaGCAGCAGCAGTAGACCTGAATATAGGTTATGTCTGCATTCTATAGACtgataaacatattgggggtcatttactaagggcccgattcgcgttttcccgacgtgttacccgaatatttccgatttgcgccgattgtacctgaattgccccgggattttggcgcacgcgatcgaattgtggcgcatcggcgctggcatgcgcgcgacggaaatcggggggcgtggccgaacgaaaacccgacgtattcggaaaaaacgccgcatttaagaaccgaaaatgtgtcgctcgggacccgcttaccttcactcagacggcctcggtgaattccggcgcgttaaaatgcttttcagcgcagcagcgccacctggtggacggcggaggaactaccttattaaatcccggccggacccgaatccagtgcagagaacccgccgctggatcgcgactggaccgggtaagtaaatgtgccccatagtctgtgtagagggtaaACCCACAAAGACAGGaccattggctttttttttttttttctacctagCCTCAGGGTCCTAGCAGCTGGACCCTTACGCATGTTGTTTAGAAATAAAGAGAAGTCTCACCTGTTGCAGTGCAGCATTCTGCTTGGTGTACTCCTCATGCAGCTTCTCGACTAAGTTGTGTACCATGTTTGGCTGCACATGAAGAAGAATGTCCCACCAGTCATAACCGGTCACCATGCAGTACTCAAGAAGGAACAGAAGATGGCGCAGTGATGTAGTCATATCAAGTGCATGCCCCATTGAAGGGGAGACTCTAAGCATGCTTAGCTGTAAAACAGAAATGCAATGAGTATAAAACATGGGAACACTTAACTTGAGGTTCTGATCCATGCATATATGCAAAACCCAAGGAGGAAAGGGGAATTATAAATGTCTACCACATGCTAACTAAAAACATTACATGGTCAGGTGCAGGGGGTGATTATATTTGTACCAGCTAAAAAAGGGGTGGAAAACCTCATATAATGTGTAAATATTTTTAGAAAcggtaaaaacaaaaaacaaggaaACATGACTAGACACTAAAAGCAAGCTCCATAAATTTCCCATGAAAGCTGTTGAAGCAAATGGCCATTTCATACAGGGTATTACAGCACCCATATTCTTTTCTACTAACCTTTCCCTGAGTGTCTAAGCCAACTAAAGCAAGAGAGGTCCAGGACATCTGTAAAGCTTTAAAGTGCACACAAGGGGTTGGTGATCGCTGGCGTTTTAAGCTGGGTTCTTCAGACTGACGCATAGAGGAGCCAAATAAGACAGCCATTGTCTGTAGAGATAGCCTATGCACAATATGCACATTGCCATCATGGAATGCTAGAGCAAGACCTGTTAATGGGATAGAGGTCTAAATATTAGGAAGGCACATACACAATATGATCTATTCATTTCCATCAAATAAAACATTTCACCAGAAACACTAGGACATCTAGGAATATCATACCTAAGCCAGGATAGAACTTGGTATCATTTGCAACTTTGATGTCTGTATTAGTAAGTGAAATTGGCAGTTTGGGCAATGCCACAGCAGACACACGCTCCAGTTCATTGGTAGCAGATAATATTCTCCACTTTAGGATCATTGGTTGCTTATCACTTACTGAAAGACAAAAGTTACCTCCATATTGTAAGATTCCAACATTTATAGCAGCAtgtgcatattacacacacatttaaAGTCAAACACATACTACATGGTATATGGTCAATAGTAAATAGACCCTCTTTCTATTTGGTCTTTTTAGCCACATCAACACTATGTAAAGGATCATGTCATCTCAATAACTATCCCATCGTTGGCATGTTAAATCGCTCTCTTCTGTTGGTCACAGACCAATATAATCTCAGAAAATTCCTTAAATTCTGAGCACCGATATACAAGCAGAGGTTTAAAGTAAATCAGTAGACACATATAATGCTAGGTTCCTTTAGTAAAAGTGCATAGTGCATATGGACAAACTTTCTCTGCTCCCATCCCTACTCCATTAACCGCCAATAGATTTTCTATTTTACGTTTGTTTCTCGCTCCCCACTGTCCAAAAAAATAActtatttaaaatatttacagAGTCACACAAgggtttgcctttttttttttgagtaataAATTATACTTTGTAGTGGCAGTATTTTATGTTATGTGCCATgtattggaaagctggaaaaaaattctaaatatggtGAAATTGATGGGAAGACACATTTATGCCATTTAGAACATTTATgcacagcttttactgtgcactGTAAATGACACCTTTACTACACCTATTTTATTCTTTAGGTTGGCAGGAGAACAGGTTTCAAcatattttaataattaaaaccttgtgtacaaaaaagaaaaattattttgttCATATTCTGACatcaataacttttcatacttcggtgtacggacctGTGCAGTAGTCATTTTTGAGggacaagctgacgttttcattgatagcaTTTATGGTACTGTACGTCCTTTTGTGCACAATTTTTTATCAGTTGTGAAATAGTGAAAAAGTGGCAATACAgacatttgggctctattttccgttacagggttcactaccaggaataaccatttttatattttgatagaattggAATTTTGAGACACAGCGATACCGtacatatttatttgtttttatttttgatcttgggaaagggggggtgatttgaacttttatgttactttttaaattttattttaacttGTTTTTTATTTACTCCTCACTGGCATCTCCCATAGGACCAGTGACACAGTGCCGCATACAGAAAGGttaactttgatctaacttatcttttttatagcaaaaagacagttttactttggcaatgtgtacgctATTCTCTAttgttccctttaaagtgtttaGGTATTCATACATAAATTACACTGCTTATGAAGAAGACCTACTTACCTCCAGGAGACAACTGCTGGAAGATATTATTCAGAGGAAGCCCCTCTTTCCGCAGGGACCAGCACTCTGCTACACTGGAACACTGATTGGAGGCACAGAGGAGCACCTAAGAAAAAGTGCACACATTGACATAAAAGCATTATTTATAAACCTACATAGCTCCATTAAAGGGAAGAGAAAGTATTACGATAAAAGGAACGGGTCAAAATAAATTTGTAGAACTTTCTCCTATAGAGGATATATGAAACAGAAAACTAaaatttaaaaactttaaatAGAGTACAGTATTCATACATTTTATGCCAAAATTAACTAAGAATGTGTCTGATGGTTTGTGGCTTTTGAACAAATAATACCTTATGTGTCTGATTTGAGAAATCAGACTTGAAGCCTCATCAGATACATGAATTAAAGTGGAATTTCAACAACCAAAGATCTAGAAAATCTAGAACCAAAAAAGTATTATTGGAAAATCCTATCACTTCATACAAACaatatttatttgttgaaatgggagCACCTCTTTAATGTGCACTATATTCACCTCTGTACAACTCTATGGAATACATTGCTGTGTTATGATAATCAGGTAATTAAAACAGGAGGACTGATGTAGTTCCCTTTAGAATTCAGATCCaacatagtatatacatgtagtatattttttttacatagagGTACGTGTTATGATTCATGATTTAGGTGGATTTccaaattttgggggggatttttatAGTATACAATGTGCATGACATGACTGGTTGTGAAGGATCCTTTGTGATTCTTTCCCTTTTCATGTAATTATAGGGGTAAAAATTTATAGAACATCTGTTGCAGAAATTagagttttttttctaaaggttctTGGTCTTTGAAATTTACCTGCTCAGACATATCTCTAGCAAGGAACTTAAGATGAGTCACTGCAGGAAACTTGTCCTTGCGTGCAGGATCTGTGGTGCAGCGCATGAAGAGTGACGGCAGGATTTCAGTGTCAATCTTACACTTTTCGCTCACAACAGAAACACAGACTTTATAGAACTGTACTGGAGATGTACTGCTTCCATCACACGTGGCCACAACAATGTTCCCACCTCCTGTAAAAGCAATGTCAGCCAGTGCCACCCTGCATCGGAGGCGGCACAGACTTTCTGTAGCAGTCAACACTTGTCCATTGGGCTTTAGCAAAGACACTGTCACCAATCCACTGACAGTAACAGCTATCCATCCTTCCATCGGTTTGCCTCCAAACAGGGTGAGGGATGGGGAAAACTTGACACGCGAGAATTTTTCGCCAAAGCTGGAAACACCAGACTGGTAAAAGAGAATGAAAACGGAGCTTGAGATAAAAAATGGTTTAATACTTAATTACTTAGTAATATTTCAAACTTTTCGAAGAAAACTGACCTTTTCAACATGGAGTGCCAGCTTTACTCCATTATGAAGCCATGAAAGAGCAACAATGGGGTCACCATCCACTTCACTTCCAACTAAGCTTTGCCAGCTATTTGCTAAGTGGTCGGTCATACCCCAACATTTTATCCGACCATCTGCATCAGCTGAAAGAAGACGGGAtcctataaaataagaaaaaaaagctgTTCAGATCATCATTTTACTAATATTTATTCCTACATAGATAATGCTCTATGTACATTTAGTCTTTTTCCTTTCGTTGGAAGTAGGGATCCTCCTGACATATACAAGGGAAGGCCGCAAAGTATCCCATTGTATAAGCATACTGTAGTGTGGGATATGTCTTCTTCCTCACGCCTCCCCCTTCTACCAGCAGCCAGTGATTTGCTGCTGCCGCCAACATCCAGGTCGTTTTCAGAACGCctaaatgacatgatgcaggattaaagccaaaccagtataactattccagaagggagtgaggcttttgactaggatcCGGAAGCAAAAGGTCTCCTAATCATTACTGTTTTTATGTGCCCTACATGAGACACATGTGTGCCAAGGACACAACATGTTTTAGCTTATTTGCAAATGGCTTTGCAGGGTCTAATTATTGATTTTTAGAAAGCTATAATAATTCAAATTTTGCCATGACTTACCAGACTGGTCCCACTCTAAGCTGGTAATAACTTCCTGGTGTCCAGAATTTATTGAGTAGACATCCCAAGGATGTTCTGTATCCAGGATGTGGATCATGTGGGTAAGATCTTCAATGtgggataagaaaaaaaaaaaaaaaaaaaaaagtacattaacTTCAGCAAGCCAGACATTGTACAATTATTTACATTGTTATTGTCTTAATGTAGTCTATGCAGACCACTTATTGATTGTactgcaccatggaattaatggcacTCTATCAATAAATAGTAATTGTTACAACCAAGTGTCATACATGACTATTGAGCCAACAAGCAATGAAGGGGCAAGGCTCTCAGATTCTACATTCTCCAACCAATGCCATGGTATTGGTACTGAATGATGCCTTTAAACAATATATTTAGTTCTGCAGAACATTATTTTAGGTCCATAACAGAAGATCCACCTTGTTCACAAATACAAACACTAGTAAGTGATCACCACCTGCCAATAAGTAGAAACCAATTCTGTAATTTGGAGTAACTGCTTGCCTGGGGTACCAGGCGATGCCTTTCTGAAGAATGAGTAACCATTTACAACATCGCTGCAATACAGTATGTTCCCGAGTGGGGTTCTCCTGTAATAGCAGATGCGTTTtgtaatatctatatacagtacatctgGACAGTGTTCATTCTATTTTGAAGAAAGAGTTGGTACATTTCAATAGGCTCCCACAAAAAACATGTTGTTTTACACATTTGTAACATGTTGTAGAGTAGCAACGCAGGGGCTTTGTCATtatctattgggggggggggggggcaagaccaAAAATCATGTACTTATCAGCTATCTAGGTGACAAGTTGCAAATTTAGCAAATCACCTGAAATATATAAATGGAAGGTTTCACCCTCCAAATGAAAACTTTGGCAGATACTGAATAACAAACAACAGTTTGAATAGAGCCTTGAAATGAAAGATGGCAAAGATGTGGTGCTTGTTGTCTTCTCACatgtaaaaggggttttccattatACACATAAGTGTCTGAGACCCCTGCGGTCCCAGTGACTGAACATCTAGCATGCCTCCCAACTGCCTCATATTGTGCCACCCAGCTATCCCTTGGTGCtgcttaataaaaataaataaacaccagCTACTTTTCTGTCTTCTGCTGTGTGTTGCCCTGAAgtcagcagggggggggatgACATCATATAATACTGTCTGCTGGCTTCTGCTATACATAGCAGCAGAgcaaggtcggctccaggtttttataagcccctgggcgacagagactcagtgggcccctttgcagtgaactcaaacTAAAACAGTCCTTAATATTCCCTAGTCTAGTATATCATAgcaaacagcctcctcatggttattttatataaagccccccctcgCAGCTCTGAGCCCCGGCACTTGCACAGGTATGCCCTGAGCTGGGTGCCCCTGCAGCAGAGGGACAGTAATAACGCAGACAAGCTGACAGCTCTCAGCATTATCTTTATATTTAAGTCTGACAGAGTTGATGTCCCGATACACActaagggagagatttatcaaaagtgtcagaACAAAACTGCGCTAGTTGTTCACGGCGACCAGAGCCCAAcgtttattttcccacagcagtttacaaaatgaaagctaagctcagTTTTGCTCTCACTTTGAAAGAACGGGGCACAAATATCTCTCTCACCATCAAGtgaagtgtgtatatatatgtatgtatccaTTTATATGTAATATAAAGTGGTACCACACTGTCCAAGGTGTCTCTCCATCTCACAGTCCACCAACCAGACATGTGAATACATTGTCAGAGAGATCTCCCCATAGATCCTACATATTATCAGCATATACTATAGGCAGCATCTAGGAAAACAAGAAGCCATCAGATCTCAGTGATTGTTGACCACCATACTCCAGCACATCAACATTGAAATATGAAATGATATTGCTGTCTAAGTGTTGGGTGATCCGGGGTGGCAAGACCAATGACACAGTGTGGGATTATTACATCACCCTTCCTTACTGTTACCTTTCTCCTCCTCATTGCGCTGGTCCGTGGTGAAGGCGATCAGATTGCGGCAGGACCAGGCGCACACCAGGGGTATGGATGGGCAGTGGCTGGTCCGCGGCTTCCTATCCCATTCACATATATAAGCCACGTCCATGGCGACTGTCTGCCCGCCGGGGCCCTGAATGCCGGGCGCGAGCCTGCAACACGGACGACAAGGAAACATGCATCATGTGCGGATATAGAAGCGATGATGTACACTGTATGAACACGACCATAGCATACAACTTACCAACTAACTGAGAAGCTTTCAATGGAGCGGCGTCGCGATCCGATGACGTCAGAGAACTTTGCATATCGTTCGCTTCCATGATGCATTGCAAGGCGCACTGTTCATAATCATAACGCATCCAACTTTTATTACAAAGCCGAACAGTATGAAGAGTGAAGCATATAGTAGGAGACTGACATTGCACAATAATATAACACAGGGCGACCATTGT
The DNA window shown above is from Engystomops pustulosus chromosome 1, aEngPut4.maternal, whole genome shotgun sequence and carries:
- the MED16 gene encoding mediator of RNA polymerase II transcription subunit 16, which translates into the protein MHHGSERYAKFSDVIGSRRRSIESFSVSWLAPGIQGPGGQTVAMDVAYICEWDRKPRTSHCPSIPLVCAWSCRNLIAFTTDQRNEEEKDLTHMIHILDTEHPWDVYSINSGHQEVITSLEWDQSGSRLLSADADGRIKCWGMTDHLANSWQSLVGSEVDGDPIVALSWLHNGVKLALHVEKSGVSSFGEKFSRVKFSPSLTLFGGKPMEGWIAVTVSGLVTVSLLKPNGQVLTATESLCRLRCRVALADIAFTGGGNIVVATCDGSSTSPVQFYKVCVSVVSEKCKIDTEILPSLFMRCTTDPARKDKFPAVTHLKFLARDMSEQVLLCASNQCSSVAECWSLRKEGLPLNNIFQQLSPGVSDKQPMILKWRILSATNELERVSAVALPKLPISLTNTDIKVANDTKFYPGLGLALAFHDGNVHIVHRLSLQTMAVLFGSSMRQSEEPSLKRQRSPTPCVHFKALQMSWTSLALVGLDTQGKLSMLRVSPSMGHALDMTTSLRHLLFLLEYCMVTGYDWWDILLHVQPNMVHNLVEKLHEEYTKQNAALQQVLSTRILSMKASLCKLSPSTITRVCDYHAKLFLISISCTLKSLLRPHVLNTPDKSPGDRLTEICNKFPDTDIDKVMINLKTEEFVLDMPTLQSLQQLIQWIGDFVLYLLASLPNQGSSFRPGHSFLRDGASLGTLRELMVMIRIWGLLKPSCLPVYTATSDTQDSMSLLFRLLTRLWMCCRDENHPCEPDEALIDECCLLPSQFLIPNMDWLPLGNGLISRLQSKLPLRLQFGKPPGAPSHASVQYEAYTRSPTQPKIDHLRRLHLGTCPTESCKSCTRCGCVTMLKSPNKATAVKQWEQRWIKTCLCGGLWRKMPHTYS